A region of the Deltaproteobacteria bacterium genome:
GATTCCCCAACACCCCGATCATGTCCTACGCGGTCAAATACGCCTCGGCCTTCTATGGCCCATTCCGGGATGCGGCCGAAAGCGCGCCCAAATTCGGCAACCGCAAGACCTACCAGATGGACCCGGCCAACTGGCGCGAAGGGCTGCGCGAAGCGGCCGCGGACGTCGACGAGGGCGCGGACATCCTCATGGTCAAACCGGGCCTGCCCTATCTGGACATCATCCGGCTGGTCCGTGACAGCTTCGACCTGCCCGTGGCCGCATACCAGGTCAGTGGCGAATACAGCCAGATCAAGGCCGCTGCCCAGCTCGGCTGGATCGACGAAACCCTTGTTGCCCTGGAAAGCCTCATATCCCTGAAACGGGCCGGGGCCGACCTGATCCTGTCCTATTTCACCCAAGACCTGCTCAAGGCGGGACACATCCGATGACACAGCACCCACACCACGGCGCCAGGCCCGCTTCCCTGGACGGCCCAATGGCAGGGCATCCGCACGGCCACGGCCATCCTTCCGGACATCCCGGCAACATGATCACGACCCTGGCCGACGGTACGCCGGCTTGTAAGCTTATCGCCTGGGAAGTGACCAGATCCTGCAATCTGGCCTGTAAACACTGCCGGGCCGAGGCCCATCTGGAACCCTACGAGGGCGAGTTGGACACGGCCGAAGCCAAGGCGCTGATCGACACCTTTCCGGAAGTTGGCAACCCCATCATTATTTTCACTGGCGGCGATCCCATGATGCGCCAGGACGTGTACGAATTGATGCGCTACGCCACGGACAAGGGTCTGCGCTGCGTCATGTCTCCCAACGGGACCTTGATCACGCCGGAAACAGCGGCCAAAATGGTCGCGGCCGGAGTACAGCGTTGCTCCATCTCCATTGATGGCCCCGACGCGGCCAGCCATGACGATTTCCGGGGCGTGCCCGGAGCCTTTGACGCGTCCATGCTCGGCATCGGCTACCTCAAGGACGCGGGCATCCCCTTCCAGATCAACACCACCGTGACCCGGGCAAACCTCGGCAGCTTCAAACAGATTTTCGAGCTGTGCGATCACATCGGCGCGGCGGCCTGGCATATTTTCCTGCTCGTGCCCACGGGACGAGCGGCCCAACTCGGAGCCGAGGTCATCACGGCCCAGGACTACGAGGACGTACTGAACTGGTTCTACGATTTCCGCAAAACCACGAAGATGCATCTCAAAGCCACGTGCGCCCCGCATTACTACCGCATCATGCGCCAACGGGCCAAGGCCGAGGGCATTCCGGTCACGCCGGAAAAC
Encoded here:
- the ahbD gene encoding heme b synthase yields the protein MITTLADGTPACKLIAWEVTRSCNLACKHCRAEAHLEPYEGELDTAEAKALIDTFPEVGNPIIIFTGGDPMMRQDVYELMRYATDKGLRCVMSPNGTLITPETAAKMVAAGVQRCSISIDGPDAASHDDFRGVPGAFDASMLGIGYLKDAGIPFQINTTVTRANLGSFKQIFELCDHIGAAAWHIFLLVPTGRAAQLGAEVITAQDYEDVLNWFYDFRKTTKMHLKATCAPHYYRIMRQRAKAEGIPVTPENFGLDAMTRGCLGGTGFCFISHVGQVQPCGYLELDCGNVRTTPFPEIWRNAKQFKQFRNQDEYEGKCGVCEYHKVCGGCRARAYSMNNNYMGEEPLCSY